A genomic window from Gossypium hirsutum isolate 1008001.06 chromosome D12, Gossypium_hirsutum_v2.1, whole genome shotgun sequence includes:
- the LOC107945300 gene encoding 50S ribosomal protein L25 — protein sequence MVKSVTVSDQMLRLWRGLKTVVQTSPANTHHYHTIQAIPRECTGSRISSRDRAQGRIPAVVFSQGLLEKNPSNRSPSRKQILTTERKQIRSIIKSVQLPFFCSTRFQLQIRAGSGSSVLLESGTVLPIKIHRDEESGKILNLVFVWADEGTELKVDVPVVFKGLEDCPGLKKGGYFKMIRSSLKFQCPAEHIPQKIEVDVSKLDIDDRVLMHDIEVHPSMKLLSKNESMPLCKIAPTYIENPEPIKV from the exons ATGGTGAAGTCCGTTACAGTTTCCGACCAAATGCTCAGGTTGTGGCGCGGCCTGAAAACGGTGGTCCAAACATCACCGGCGAATACACACCATTACCACACCATCCAAGCTATCCCACGAGAATGCACTGGCAGCCGTATCTCGAGCCGTGATAGAGCCCAAGGTAGAATCCCTGCTGTGGTTTTCTCTCAAGGCTTGCTTGAGAAAAACCCAAGCAACCGTTCCCCGTCCAGGAAACAAATTCTTACTACCGAAAGAAAGCAGATTCGATCCATTATCAAGTCCGTTCAACTCCCTTTCTTTTGTTCCACTAGGTTCCAGCTTCAGATCCGGGCCGGATCTGGCTCTTCTGTCTTACTTGAATCCGGGACGGTTTTACCCATCAAG ATTCATAGGGACGAAGAGAGTGGTAAAATATTGAATTTGGTGTTTGTTTGGGCGGATGAAGGGACTGAGTTGAAGGTTGATGTGCCTGTAGTTTTCAAAGGATTAGAGGATTGCCCTGGTCTTAAGAAAG GTGGCTACTTTAAAATGATAAGAAGCAGTCTAAAGTTTCAATGCCCGGCTGAACACATTCCTCAAAAAATCGAGGTGGATGTGAGCAAATTAGACATAGATGATAGAGTGTTAATGCATGATATCGAGGTTCATCCGTCCATGAAGCTTCTAAGCAAAAATGAAAGCATGCCTTTATGTAAGATTGCGCCGACTTATATTGAAAATCCTGAGCCCATAAAGGTATAG